The sequence AGGAAACTGGCGGCGGGAGGCAGCTGGAGCAAGTTCAGATCAAAACCTGGGTCCAAAGTCGCCGCAAGAGTCTGAAACGCCAGTTGCAGGACTTGGGGCCCCTGACCCCTCCAGGCTTCCCTCCACTTTTACAGCCCCCTGCCCCAGTGCTCAGCACCAGCGCCGCCGCGGGCCTGCCGTACACGTACCCCGGTTGGCCGTAGCTCCCAGGCCCCGAGCTTGCCAGGAGCTTGTTGCCGATGTCCCCTCTGCCCCCTCTGCCCTTTCCCCGGCTCCTGCAAAGTTATCCCTTTTGCCATCGCGTCAGTGCTAGCTCGCCTGCTAAGCGGCTATCCGAACCAGACCCCCTTCCTGAGGGCCATATGACTTTAGAGGCCTTTAATACCCCCTGGTGGAGCTGACTGGTactgagagaggagagagaataaggGAGCAAGAGGCCGATCCCTCCCGGAGAGAGTCTAACTCGGAAGGCTTCAGGAAATAATGGTCTGCTCTGTCTTCTGCCTCTGGAAGTACCCCATGCATGAAGTTGTACATATTTGCGAAATTATTTGAAGTAGATTATGAACAGAGAATTCTTTATGGACATAATAAATatggtttttaaataaataaatagaagaatagCTTCTGTAATTGtaaaaatgccttttcttttttcctttcatctctgcCCTTGAATGGGGAATCTCTTCTTATCTTGAGAATAAATCTTACCAGTTACATTCTTAgtgtttccttttctcccttgacCGATTCCCTTCTTTCGCTACTGCTCTAAAATGCTTTCCTGGTTTGCCCCAAGTCCCTACAGAATATTGTTATTTGATGGCCTGAAATTTACAGAAGCACCGAATCTTTATCCCAATAACCTGAGTCTGCTCCCTCTGACAAGTAGCACCGTTATCCTGGCCCATGACATTCTATATAGCAGGGGCAGGTCACAAAGGCGGGTAAGAGGTATGGGAGAtgtggaagaggagagaaaagggagctcAAGAAGGAttcccttaacttttttttctgtaaaaatgagagttGAGAGAGTTGACGGAGGGAAGCAATGAAAGGGTTGAGGAGGGGTGAGCAGGTTTGGGAGATCTGCTGTGGAGAGTGGGAGAGTGAGCCAATGAGGGTGATCTATCGTCTTGGAGTCTCAGGGGAGAGTTGAGTGCCAGGTGGATCCCAAGGGTATCCAAGGAGGATGAGtatctctggtgtgagggcttgccaaaTGGTTCTGCATGTATTTATAGTGTTACACTTTGAATGTCAAACTTTTTATTGAGTCTTTTGGTTGAGAGTATAAGAACAATTGGTGAAGTGCTCTATAAAAGTCAAAGCTGCCTCAGTGATCCCCTACGATGGTTTTCCAGGTGAGCCCCAGTCTGGGCCTGTCTAAGGGACCTCTCTCTCCCCAGAGGCCAGTTCTCTACAATCCAGCCTGGATTTATACTACTGGCCATCCAGGATTTATACAAACAGATTTGTTCATCCGCAAAAGGATCCCTGAATTAGGGTACAGGCAGGTCATGAACCGCCTCTAATGTTTCAGGGTaaaacaattcctagctgtgtgcagGGGAAAGGCTCCCTAGATCAGCATCCTGTTTACAGCAGAAAGCCCCAGGCAGTCGAGCAGATAACCCACATGGTGCTCCATAAAGAATCTGCTccttaagaaaaagagagagaagaagtgaaggggatgaTGAGTGGtgatggggaaggaggagagaaacacgttagggaaaagggagagaagatgtAAACAAGATAAAAGGAGGCATTTCCCCTAGGAAACCCTGTTAGCAGTTGTGGCTTCCTTGAAATCATTATGGAAATTGCCACAGTGCCCAGAGGGCGCTGGCTTTGGGCCTCCAGTAAAAAAATAGATGGCAGGAGAAATTCTACAGCAAGCCCCATCATCTTGGGCTTCCTTTCAGCAATCAAGCTTGGAGGGCGAGAAGAGCCTGAAGGGTGAAGGGGTGTCCAATCCCCTGACCTCAAGCAGGTCAGCAAAGTTCTCTGAGATCTTTCCAATCCTGAAATCCCAGCTAGATTTCTAAGCCGTGAATGGGGGTGTAAACGAGCCATTACTGAAATTACTTGATGCTGATTCAGAAAGGGAACAGCTTGGAAGAGGAAAGATCATGAATAATGACACTCAAGCCAATGGGGGATAAACCTGAGAACTTAATTCCTGATAGGAGAAGGTTGTAATCCTCTATAAGGGTCAAAGTTTGGaaaatggaaagcattttggcagaaattaggtttagatcaACGATTTATACCCAAGATAATCATGAGTGCTGTGCCAGATATAAATGTGTGAGCAAGGTCAAATAAAGGGAATGTCTGCATTACCTAGGACAGAAAGcaatttctgaatatttttctcttaGGCCTTCTTTGCCCACAAATTATAGCCAGAGAATGAGTTCAGATTCTAAGAATGGGGTTTAGAGTGGTGATTAAGGGTATGAAGTGCGGATTAGGCAAAAGAAAGCCAGGGTGACAAAGCCTGCTTTTTCCCTTTGGGCCTGCAGGACTGAGGATTTTAGTGCGCACTATCCTTTGGTGCAGAAGCACTGGCTCTTGGACCTTCATCCTTATCTCAGAATTCCAGGGACAGAACTATTCTGGCGCCAGGTTACACTGTGGGGCTGGGGCGAATAACCCTTCTGGTACATGTAGGGCTTCCCCAAACTCCCTAAGGTGTGGTGTCCCGAGCTCCCAAAACACTGCCACAGGGGATGCTTCAAAGCTCCAGCAAAGGTAAAGTAAGGTTCCCAACTGGCTTTGGTAGTGAGGGGTGGGGCTTCCCAAATTCTTATGGGGTGGAGCttccaaaatgaagaaaattcccCCATCCCAAAAGAGTGGGGGCGTGGTTCCCGGGAGTCTTTGTTGCCTAGGGGCGGGGTTCTCCAAATCACCCTGGAGACCTGAGGTTGCCAGAAGCCCCTGTAGTACGCAGGAGGGGGGGCCTCTACTTCTCTGCTTCTAAGACCTTCCACACTTAAAGACGAGACCTGAATTCGacctgggtaattttacagcttCTAAAGGGTATGTTGAGGCCAGCTCTCTGTTAACAACAATGGGGTGGCGGCAAGTAGACCCCAAGTTAGTGCCATGTTGGAATATATTAATGCGGGAGTTATTGGGTCAACTGGGCTCATCTTGGGGCCGTATTATTGCGGGCAGTGCCGCTGGGCAGGCCTCCCCTGTCCCCACCTGACCCCACACAATGGTACAAACTTTGGGTTTGTACTACTGCAGGTTAAGATGAGGGCGCCCACTTTGCAGTCGAGCCGGCCAGAGACTCTCGGCCCCTTCGATGCAGGAGCTGCAGACCCTGCAGCCGCCCAAACCGAACCCCTTTGGGCTACATTACTGTGGAGGAGTATGGCTGTAGAAATAGCACTATTCTTGCCTCCTAAGAGCCTTCCAAATTGACTCCGGGGTCTTCTAGGTCGTGAGGTGTGAGACGGGGGCCAGTAAATCAGAGAGTGTTTTGGAGAAGCCAGCCAGAATGGGAGGGCCTGGAGCCCATGTACTCTAATGGGTTTGGAATTGTTTCAGAAGAGCCAGGGGATTCAGAGATTTCCAGTATCTGAAGTTCTGTCACTGAGGGGAGGGTTCAGCCTTGTTCAGCCGGGTCCCAGAGAGCTGAAAGGGGCCGGGAAGAGGATTGGCAAAAAAGCCCACTGAGGCTGGAAGTCGGAGGAAAGTCTTCCTCCAGAGAGGTGACCTCCAGTGAAATGGGCTGACTTCTTGCAGTTTCTTTCTTGCAGCCTGGAAAGTAGACTAGAGACCACTTGAGCCCCTCCCAGTTCTCATGGCTTCTTGTGTCCATACCTCCATAGGTGATCCAGACAGACGCAGAACCAAGATGTATAAGTTGGTGGTGATGGGCACCTTTTGTGTGGGCAAGACTGCACTGATCATGCAATTCACTAAGAATCATTTTATGACTGAATATGGCCCCACCATCCAAGATTCCTACCGTAAGCACACAGTGGTGGATGAAGAGCAGTGCCAGCTGGACATCTTGGATACCACAAGCACTGAAGCATTTTATTGCCTAAGGGATGAGTCCATGCACTGGGGAGAGGGATTCCTCTTAGTCTATGCAGTGAATGACCTCTACTCTTTTGACAATGTGAATATCCTCTGGGACCGTCTACAGGGAATCAAGGGCACCAACCGTGTACCCGTGGTGTTGGTGGCCAACAAAGTAGACGTAACTGATAGGCTGGTGAACCATACAGTGGGCCAGGAGGTGGCCAGGAGCTTCGGGATCCCTTACGTGGAGACATCAGCCAAGACTGGGCAAGGTGTGGAGCAAGCCTTCCATGACTTGGTCCGAGAAATTTGTAGGCTGCGAGCTGAGGAGGAGCTCAAGAGTCTCCCTAATACTGAGCAGAAGAAAGTCTGGGAGTTCAAGTTTTGCACAATCCAGTGAGCAGGTACACCCTTACCCTGATCCTGCCCCCTAATTCCCTTCTCACCTGGCCTAGAATACCTTCAAATCCCCTAGCCACTCCCCAGCCTTTAACACCTTCATCTGGACCCTTCCTTCTGCCTGCTCTTCACTGCCAAGTTCTTTTCTGCATTTTCAGGATTTCTCCAGGAACCTTTTGGAGGGAGTCATCTGCGTTTCTGTGTTAAGGCCTTTTtggatttttacttttgttgagcAGGAATGACTACCTCGGTGCCTGGGTATCCTGATCAGGCAAGAAAAGACTCCATTC comes from Sarcophilus harrisii chromosome 5, mSarHar1.11, whole genome shotgun sequence and encodes:
- the LOC100927252 gene encoding ras-related protein Rab-26-like, with the protein product MTLRPPLEGKAEVGAALGEARPTCATATSGGLPTFESRSPGEEISQEISSGHCGLTKGPETPPLSDGFRQQADQHSGELLQTPALTGRPREEETGGGRQLEQVQIKTWVQSRRKSLKRQLQDLGPLTPPGFPPLLQPPAPVLSTSAAAGLPYTYPGDPDRRRTKMYKLVVMGTFCVGKTALIMQFTKNHFMTEYGPTIQDSYRKHTVVDEEQCQLDILDTTSTEAFYCLRDESMHWGEGFLLVYAVNDLYSFDNVNILWDRLQGIKGTNRVPVVLVANKVDVTDRLVNHTVGQEVARSFGIPYVETSAKTGQGVEQAFHDLVREICRLRAEEELKSLPNTEQKKVWEFKFCTIQ